Proteins encoded within one genomic window of Spirulina major PCC 6313:
- a CDS encoding chloride channel protein, producing the protein MMPTVSRYSEAESCVELVAMKRSLSTRLNRWISQHHWGNYIIDDHYALLEACLIGCISAIAALLLKKGIATVGIFRIELIESFPKLYGRWPLILPLFGFCICWCAGWLVETLAPDAKGGGIPQVKAALAQFPVLLSLRVAVVKLIATVLLLGAGLTLGRRGPTVHIGAALAAQLSQWVPTSPQHRRQMIAAGAAAGLAAGFNTPIAGVLFVVEELSRDMSGLTLETAILASFTGSVVSRLLDSADLNLPATMLNPVLVNQFIAAEIPFYLLLGALAGVLGVLFNQGILACLRFNQHLQWPMSWRIGAAGCISGLVIALAPPTFLNNAGLRDFLIAGDVSWDKTLLIFMIHFGLTIVAYGSGAAGGLFSPTLVLGSALGYLIGEIEFMVLHAGSPTTYALVGMGAFFTAVARVPITAIVIVFELTTDFRLVLPLMISAVMAYGVAEAIKSGSIYQHLLKANGIDLKDETGRNDVLTDMGAGDVMQRNVETLTGTMTVQDVYNLFGQSFHHGFPVVDEGGVVVGMITEQHLAGLSNLSPQQLVREVMTASPVTVAPEIPVGDVIYLMDRYHVSHLPVTEGKKLLGIITRSDLIHATADHLRGKPDGTEVRSHPSYAVYQTRSPAIGKGRILLPLANPHTAPYLVKIAAAIAATEEFELECLAIIKVPRHTAPAQAQVDITPHRELLHGVEAIAQAFPISVHCQIRVAQDTSQAILDTIRDRHIDRLIMGWKGSTNTPGRIFGTVLDALVQRAPCEVMLIKPGRNPDAYPAIADHGPSQWLVPMSGGPNVKRALHYLPALTRLIAPGDILLTQVFPPSQGKLHFQPLKQMAASLSQDLDCPVIPLPMRSQDVADAIVKLAQIEACSLIVLGASREGMLQHAIHGNIPEAIAAQVHATVILLRAAVTE; encoded by the coding sequence ATGATGCCGACCGTTTCACGGTATTCTGAGGCCGAATCATGCGTGGAACTCGTCGCCATGAAGCGGTCTTTATCCACCCGGTTGAATCGGTGGATTTCCCAGCATCATTGGGGTAATTACATCATTGATGACCATTACGCCCTCTTAGAAGCCTGTTTAATCGGGTGTATTTCTGCGATCGCCGCCCTCCTCCTCAAAAAAGGCATCGCCACCGTCGGCATCTTTCGCATCGAACTGATCGAATCCTTCCCCAAACTCTACGGCCGCTGGCCCCTCATACTGCCCCTGTTTGGGTTTTGCATCTGTTGGTGCGCCGGGTGGCTCGTGGAAACCCTCGCCCCCGATGCCAAAGGCGGCGGCATCCCCCAAGTCAAAGCCGCCCTTGCTCAATTTCCCGTCCTCCTCTCCTTGCGCGTCGCCGTGGTGAAACTGATCGCCACAGTCCTCCTCCTCGGAGCCGGTCTGACCCTCGGCCGCCGTGGCCCCACCGTCCACATCGGAGCCGCCCTCGCCGCCCAACTCAGCCAATGGGTTCCCACCTCCCCCCAACACCGCCGCCAAATGATCGCCGCCGGTGCTGCTGCCGGTCTCGCCGCCGGATTTAACACCCCCATCGCCGGGGTGCTGTTCGTCGTTGAAGAACTGTCGCGGGACATGTCCGGCCTCACCTTAGAAACCGCGATCCTCGCATCCTTTACCGGCTCAGTCGTTTCCCGTCTCTTAGATTCAGCGGATCTCAACCTTCCCGCCACCATGCTCAACCCCGTGCTGGTTAACCAATTCATCGCCGCCGAAATTCCCTTTTATCTCCTCTTGGGGGCCTTAGCAGGGGTGTTGGGGGTGCTGTTTAACCAGGGGATTCTTGCCTGTCTGCGCTTTAACCAACATTTGCAATGGCCCATGTCTTGGCGGATTGGGGCGGCGGGCTGTATTTCCGGCCTGGTGATTGCCCTTGCCCCGCCGACGTTTTTAAACAATGCGGGGCTGCGGGATTTTTTGATTGCGGGGGATGTGAGTTGGGATAAAACGCTGTTAATTTTCATGATTCATTTTGGTCTGACAATCGTGGCCTATGGGTCGGGGGCAGCGGGGGGATTGTTCTCACCCACGCTCGTCTTGGGGTCGGCCTTGGGGTATTTGATTGGGGAAATTGAGTTTATGGTGCTCCATGCCGGGTCGCCGACCACCTATGCGTTGGTGGGGATGGGGGCGTTTTTTACGGCGGTGGCGCGGGTTCCGATTACAGCGATCGTGATTGTGTTTGAGTTAACGACGGATTTTCGCCTCGTGTTGCCGTTAATGATTAGCGCGGTGATGGCCTATGGGGTAGCGGAGGCGATCAAGTCCGGGTCAATTTATCAACATCTGCTCAAGGCGAATGGGATTGATCTGAAAGACGAGACGGGGCGCAATGATGTGCTGACGGATATGGGGGCGGGGGATGTGATGCAGCGGAATGTGGAGACGCTGACGGGGACGATGACGGTGCAGGATGTGTATAACCTGTTTGGGCAGTCGTTTCACCATGGTTTTCCGGTGGTGGATGAGGGGGGGGTTGTGGTGGGGATGATTACGGAGCAGCATTTGGCGGGGCTGAGTAATTTGTCGCCGCAGCAGTTGGTGCGGGAGGTGATGACGGCGAGTCCGGTGACGGTGGCTCCGGAGATTCCGGTGGGGGATGTGATTTATTTGATGGATCGCTATCATGTGTCCCATTTGCCGGTGACGGAGGGGAAGAAGTTGCTAGGAATTATTACCCGGAGTGATTTGATCCATGCGACGGCGGATCATTTGCGGGGCAAGCCGGATGGGACGGAGGTACGATCGCATCCCTCCTATGCGGTGTATCAGACGCGATCGCCCGCCATTGGCAAGGGCCGGATTTTGTTACCGCTGGCGAATCCCCATACGGCCCCGTATTTGGTGAAAATTGCAGCCGCGATCGCCGCCACCGAAGAGTTTGAATTAGAATGTCTCGCGATTATCAAAGTCCCCCGCCACACTGCCCCCGCCCAGGCCCAGGTCGATATCACCCCCCACCGGGAGCTTTTGCACGGGGTAGAAGCGATCGCCCAAGCCTTCCCGATCTCCGTCCATTGTCAAATCCGCGTCGCCCAAGACACCAGCCAAGCCATCCTCGATACAATTCGCGATCGCCACATCGACCGCCTGATCATGGGCTGGAAGGGCAGCACCAACACCCCCGGCCGCATTTTCGGCACGGTGCTCGATGCTTTGGTACAGCGGGCCCCCTGTGAAGTAATGTTAATCAAGCCCGGTCGCAATCCTGACGCTTACCCGGCGATCGCTGACCACGGCCCGAGCCAATGGCTTGTCCCCATGTCCGGCGGCCCGAATGTCAAACGTGCCCTCCATTATCTGCCCGCCCTGACTCGCTTGATTGCCCCCGGCGACATCCTCCTCACCCAAGTCTTTCCCCCCTCCCAAGGCAAACTCCACTTTCAACCCCTGAAACAGATGGCCGCCTCTCTCAGCCAAGACCTAGATTGTCCCGTGATTCCCCTGCCGATGCGATCGCAGGATGTGGCCGATGCGATCGTCAAACTCGCCCAGATCGAAGCCTGTTCCCTCATCGTCCTCGGAGCCAGCCGCGAAGGCATGCTCCAACACGCCATCCACGGCAACATCCCCGAAGCGATCGCCGCCCAAGTTCACGCCACCGTCATCCTCCTCCGCGCCGCCGTTACGGAATAA
- a CDS encoding AAA family ATPase — protein sequence MNTLRKLTLKGFKSIKEIDLELNPLNVLIGANGAGKSNLISFFKMINEMMAGRFQHYVGISGRAQSFLHFGSKVTLQIEAKLEFEVENGVDTYSLRLFHAAADTLIFAEETLSYLETGRDSPRVDDLGAGHQETNINKAIEDEKQTARVLKYLLDRCRVYHFHDTSPTAGVRQSCYVGDNRWLMPDASNLAALLLRFREENGKAAYQRIVGTIRLIAPFFDDFVLEPDASHHVLLNWTEKGADRVFGPHQLSDGTLRAICLATLLLQPEHEFPKLIIVDEPELGLHPYALTIIADLFSKASLHTQILIGTQSSSFLDNFYPEDIIAVNRDGKESKFERLHPEELETWLDAYSLGEVWEKNVIGGGPH from the coding sequence TTGAATACATTACGAAAATTAACACTTAAGGGATTTAAATCTATCAAAGAAATTGATCTTGAATTGAACCCTTTGAATGTTTTAATTGGAGCGAATGGAGCCGGCAAGAGTAACCTGATTTCATTTTTCAAGATGATCAATGAAATGATGGCTGGCCGATTTCAACATTACGTCGGCATATCAGGGCGGGCCCAATCTTTTCTGCACTTTGGTTCTAAAGTGACTCTTCAAATTGAAGCAAAACTAGAATTTGAAGTTGAAAATGGTGTCGATACCTATTCGTTAAGACTGTTTCATGCTGCTGCTGACACATTGATTTTTGCTGAAGAAACCTTGAGTTATCTTGAAACTGGTCGAGACAGTCCGAGGGTAGATGATTTGGGAGCAGGACACCAAGAAACTAACATTAATAAAGCAATAGAAGACGAAAAACAAACTGCAAGAGTTCTTAAATATTTACTTGATCGCTGTCGAGTGTATCACTTTCACGATACATCCCCGACAGCCGGTGTTCGCCAATCCTGCTATGTAGGTGATAATAGATGGCTGATGCCAGATGCTAGTAATTTAGCCGCTCTACTTTTAAGATTTCGTGAAGAGAATGGGAAGGCAGCGTATCAGCGTATTGTTGGAACGATTCGGCTAATTGCACCTTTTTTCGACGATTTTGTGCTTGAACCCGATGCATCTCATCATGTCCTTCTTAATTGGACTGAGAAAGGGGCAGATCGAGTATTTGGGCCACATCAGCTTTCAGATGGAACGTTACGTGCTATTTGTCTAGCTACATTACTACTGCAACCTGAGCATGAATTCCCAAAACTTATTATTGTAGACGAGCCAGAGTTAGGTCTTCATCCCTATGCCTTGACTATCATTGCAGATCTTTTTAGTAAAGCCTCATTACACACACAAATTCTCATTGGTACTCAGTCTAGTTCTTTCTTAGATAACTTTTATCCTGAAGATATTATTGCTGTAAACCGGGACGGGAAAGAGTCGAAATTTGAGCGGCTACATCCTGAAGAGTTAGAAACTTGGCTAGATGCTTATAGCTTAGGAGAAGTTTGGGAGAAAAATGTGATTGGTGGAGGGCCACATTAA
- a CDS encoding DUF4276 family protein, protein MVRLYLFAEGQTEQTFADTLIKPHLAQYNVFMNKPVLIAHARKKGKVHRGGGWNYIPMKDDIIRFLKQDQAEDVFFTTMIDLYALHAGFPGLAESENMRYNPFERVEFLEQKFADDIHDRRFIPYLQLHEYEAYLFSDPDCFKYLDAENDRGISALHDIANQYESPELINDGSDTAPSKRIITQFPDYEKSKSTFGPQLAEQIGLQSIRHQCQHFHNWLTQLESLDDTSRSSGTEQT, encoded by the coding sequence ATGGTTCGCCTTTACTTATTTGCTGAAGGGCAAACGGAGCAAACCTTTGCTGACACCCTGATCAAACCACATTTAGCACAGTATAATGTGTTTATGAATAAACCTGTACTTATTGCCCACGCTAGAAAAAAAGGCAAAGTACATCGCGGGGGTGGCTGGAACTATATCCCCATGAAAGATGACATCATCCGTTTTCTGAAGCAGGATCAAGCTGAAGATGTATTTTTTACAACGATGATTGATTTATATGCACTTCATGCTGGATTTCCAGGTTTAGCTGAATCCGAAAACATGAGATATAATCCTTTTGAAAGAGTTGAATTTTTAGAGCAAAAATTCGCAGACGATATTCATGATCGGAGATTCATCCCCTATCTTCAATTGCATGAATATGAAGCGTATCTTTTCTCCGATCCCGACTGTTTTAAATATCTTGATGCTGAGAACGATCGCGGAATCAGTGCCCTTCATGATATTGCTAATCAATATGAATCACCAGAGTTGATTAATGATGGGTCTGACACAGCACCGAGTAAACGTATTATTACTCAATTCCCTGATTATGAAAAATCTAAATCTACTTTTGGACCACAGTTAGCTGAACAGATTGGCTTGCAGTCAATCCGACATCAATGCCAACATTTCCATAACTGGTTAACTCAACTTGAATCTTTGGATGACACGAGTAGGTCGAGCGGCACTGAACAAACATGA
- a CDS encoding CopG family transcriptional regulator has product MKTAISLPDSVFEQAESLAQQLGMSRSELYTKALQAYLKKHDRAQILLKLNPVYTTESSELEPEIVRMQVMSLPHEEW; this is encoded by the coding sequence ATGAAAACTGCAATTTCGCTGCCAGATTCAGTGTTTGAGCAGGCCGAATCCCTTGCCCAGCAGTTAGGCATGTCTCGTAGTGAGCTTTACACAAAAGCACTACAGGCATACCTCAAAAAACACGATCGCGCTCAAATTCTGCTCAAATTGAACCCAGTGTATACCACAGAATCCTCTGAACTAGAGCCAGAGATAGTAAGGATGCAAGTGATGTCACTTCCTCATGAGGAGTGGTAA